A region of Diospyros lotus cultivar Yz01 chromosome 3, ASM1463336v1, whole genome shotgun sequence DNA encodes the following proteins:
- the LOC127796526 gene encoding SHUGOSHIN 2: MKGDKMAKRSSFGSKVRKRLSDITNSIPQPKSPMPDKKPCPADSSAKEYIDHLVKENMALAKLIADKNKIIELTGIELQKMRTNLQKMQIQNWTLAQSNSHMIAELNLGKEKLKTLQHENVCKDALLKAKNLELEGKGKMKNSQKNCCEVGSIEGEIIDEHKSNDDSKPGKGGRRRSTRSQSMGSLTVSQHMAEKEASESKRRCLRRQSARFTSQQHEPAENLFEIADPDFLNGPMHEGAAAAATQRSDETPDSGRTRTSLGRPMRKAAEKVQSYKEIPIKIKLRRTE, encoded by the exons ATGAAAGGGGATAAGATGGCAAAGAGGTCTTCTTTTGGAAGCAAAGTAAGGAAGCGGCTATCTGATATTACCAATTCCATTCCTCAGCCCAAGTCCCCTATGCCGGATAAAAAGCCCTGCCCAGCTGATTCCTCCGCTAAGGAGTATATTGATCATCTTGTCAAG GAAAACATGGCACTTGCAAAACTTATTGCAGACAAGAA taaaattattgaattgacCGGGATAGAGTTGCAGAAGATGCGTACTAATCTTCAGAAAATGCAGATACAGAATTGGACCCTTGCTCAATCCAATAGCCATATGATAGCG GAGCTTAATTTAGGCAAAGAAAAG CTAAAAACATTACAGCATGAGAATGTGTGCAAGGATGCATTGCTTAAGGCCAAGAACTTGGAACTGGAG gggaaaggaaaaatgaaaaacagtCAAAAGAACTGCTGTGAG GTTGGCTCAATTGAAGGGGAGATCATTGATGAACATAAATCTAATGATGACAGTAAACCTGGTAAAGGCGGCAGAAGGCGCTCAACAAGAAGCCAAT CTATGGGATCTTTGACTGTGTCTCAACACATGGCCGAGAAAGAGGCATCTGAAAGCAAAAG GCGATGCTTGAGAAGGCAATCTGCTAGATTTACATCCCAGCAGCATGAGCCGGCAGAAAATTTGTTCGAGATAGCAGATCCCGACTTTCTAAATGGTCCAATGCATGAAGGCGCTGCTGCTGCAGCAACTCAAAGATCTGATGAAACTCCAGACTCAGGAAGAACTAGAACTTCTTTAGGCAGGCCAATGCGAAAAGCAGCTGAGAAAGTCCAGTCCTACAAAGAAATccctattaaaattaaattgcgGAGAACAGAATGA